The Setaria viridis chromosome 6, Setaria_viridis_v4.0, whole genome shotgun sequence genome contains a region encoding:
- the LOC117862053 gene encoding cytokinin dehydrogenase 11, giving the protein MMLAYMDRAAAAAEPEDAGEPAPVAAGCAAATDFGGLVSAIPAAVVRPASADDVASAIRAAARTAGLTVAARGNGHSVAGQAMAEGGLVLDMRALALSRRPQMQLVGCPGGGNNGPCYADVPGGALWEEVLHWGVKNHGLAPASWTDYLRLTVGGTLSNGGVSGQSFRYGPQVSNVAELEVVTGDGDCRVCSPSSHPDLFFAVLGGLGQFGVITRARIPLRRAPRAVRWTRVVYASFADYTADAEWLVTRPPEEAFDYVEGFAFVNSDDPVNGWPSVPIPGGARFDASLLPAGAGPVLYCLEVALYQYPDGAVEDDEDKAAAAAVSRMMAPLKYVRGLEFAAGVGYVDFLSRVNRVEEEARRNGSWDAPHPWLNLFVSSRDIADFDRAIIKGMLADGIDGPMLVYPMLKSKWDPNTSVALPDGEVFYLVALLRFCRGGGPAVDELVAQNGAILRACRANGYDHKAYFPSYRGEAEWARHFGAARWRRFVERKARYDPLAILAPGQKIFPRAPASVVAV; this is encoded by the exons ATGATGCTCGCGTACATggaccgcgcggcggcggccgccgagccggaggacgccggcgagccGGCCCCCGTGGCGGCGgggtgcgcggcggcgacggactTCGGCGGGCTGGTGAGCGCCATCCCCGCGGCCGTGGTCCGCCCCGCGAGCGCGGACGACGTGGCGAGCGCCatccgcgcggcggcgcggacggcggggCTCACCGTGGCCGCCCGCGGGAACGGGCACTCGGTGGCCGGGCAGGCCATGGCGGAGGGCGGGCTGGTCCTGGACATGCGCGCGCTGGCGCTGTCCCGGCGCCCGCAGATGCAGCTCGTGGGTTGCCCCGGCGGGGGCAACAACGGCCCCTGCTACGCCGACGTCCCAGGCGGCGCGCTCTGGGAGGAGGTGCTCCACTGGGGCGTGAAGAACCACGGCCTCGCCCCGGCGTCCTGGACCGACTACCTCCGCCTGACCGTGGGCGGCACGCTCTCCAACGGCGGCGTGAGCGGGCAGTCCTTCCGCTACGGCCCGCAGGTGTCCAACGTGGCGGAGCTGGAGGTGGTCACGGGCGACGGCGACTGCCGCGTCTGCTCGCCGTCCTCTCACCCGGACCTCTTCTTCGCGGTGCTGGGAGGGCTGGGGCAGTTCGGCGTCATCACGCGCGCCCGCATCCCGCTCCGCCGGGCGCCCCGGGCGGTGCGGTGGACGCGCGTGGTGTACGCAAGCTTCGCCGACTACACGGCGGACGCGGAGTGGCTGGTGACGCGGCCCCCCGAGGAGGCGTTCGACTACGTGGAGGGCTTCGCGTTCGTCAACAGCGACGACCCCGTCAACGGGTGGCCGTCCGTGCCCATCCCCGGCGGCGCCCGCTTCGACGcgtccctcctccccgccggcgccggccccgtccTCTACTGCCTGGAGGTGGCCCTGTACCAGTACCCGGACGGCgcggtggaggacgacgaggacaaG gctgcggcggcggccgtgagcCGGATGATGGCGCCGCTCAAGTACGTGCGGGGCCTGGAGTTCGCGGCGGGTGTCGGGTACGTGGACTTCCTGTCCCGCGTGAaccgggtggaggaggaggcccgcCGCAACGGCAGCTGGGACGCGCCGCACCCGTGGCTCAACCTCTTCGTCTCCTCCCGCGACATCGCCGACTTCGACCGAGCCATCATCAAGGGCATGCTCGCCGACGGTATCGACGGGCCCATGCTCGTCTACCCCATGCTCAAGAGCAA GTGGGACCCGAACACGTCGGTGGCGCTGCCGGACGGCGAGGTCTTCTACCTGGTGGCGCTGCTGCGGttctgccggggcggcgggccggcggtggACGAGCTGGTGGCGCAGAACGGCGCGATCCTCCGCGCGTGCCGCGCCAACGGTTACGACCACAAGGCCTACTTCCCGAGCTAccggggcgaggcggagtgggcGCGCCACTTCGGCGCCGCCAGGTGGAGGCGCTTCGTGGAGCGCAAGGCCCGCTACGACCCGCTGGCGATCCTCGCGCCGGGCCAGAAAATCTTCCCCAGGGCCCCGGCGTCCGTCGTCGCCGTGTAG